The following are from one region of the Tenacibaculum dicentrarchi genome:
- a CDS encoding IS30 family transposase, with translation MKIKKHRRLTLKERVIIQTLLNEKKSKSYIAKTLKRARSTIFREVSKWVQNKEDKYDAELAHWNAKDDYANKRNLDKISTYSLLKFFVYKGLLSNWTPEQISGRLKEIYPNNPIMSISHEAIYRHIYTRPQASLNKKLIKLLVRKKTRRRPHKKRRGGGSKISNQVSIDNRPKHIELRDEVGHWEGDLIIGKNHKSAIGTIVERKTRFTLIIKLKSKKAMEVANQFSEIFTKLNPIYKKSMTYDNGIEMARHQKITQKTGMKIYFAHPYSSWERGTNENTNGLIRRYLPKGTNFNEISENQLQIIQQKLNNRPRKIIGYKTPKEMMDIEIKNIA, from the coding sequence ATGAAAATAAAAAAGCATAGACGTTTAACTCTAAAAGAAAGAGTTATTATTCAGACTCTTTTAAATGAAAAAAAGTCTAAATCTTATATCGCTAAAACATTAAAAAGAGCACGTTCAACAATCTTTAGAGAAGTCTCTAAATGGGTACAAAATAAAGAAGATAAATATGATGCTGAATTAGCACATTGGAACGCTAAAGATGATTATGCGAACAAAAGAAACCTTGATAAAATAAGCACCTATTCCCTACTCAAGTTTTTTGTTTATAAAGGACTTTTATCTAACTGGACTCCTGAACAAATTTCTGGAAGACTCAAAGAGATATATCCAAACAACCCAATAATGTCTATTTCACATGAAGCTATCTATAGACACATTTACACCAGACCACAAGCTAGTTTAAATAAAAAACTAATCAAACTTCTAGTTCGTAAAAAAACAAGACGCAGACCTCATAAAAAAAGACGTGGTGGTGGTTCTAAAATAAGCAATCAAGTTAGTATTGACAACAGACCTAAGCATATTGAACTTAGAGATGAAGTTGGACATTGGGAAGGCGACTTAATCATTGGAAAAAACCATAAAAGTGCTATCGGAACAATTGTTGAACGCAAAACAAGGTTCACTTTAATCATTAAACTAAAATCGAAAAAAGCCATGGAAGTTGCCAATCAATTTAGTGAAATATTCACTAAATTAAATCCTATTTATAAAAAATCAATGACATATGACAACGGAATTGAAATGGCAAGGCATCAAAAAATAACGCAAAAAACAGGTATGAAAATTTACTTTGCACATCCATATTCTTCCTGGGAAAGAGGCACCAATGAAAACACAAATGGACTCATTAGAAGGTATCTGCCTAAGGGTACTAATTTTAATGAAATTAGCGAAAATCAACTACAAATTATTCAACAAAAATTAAACAATAGACCTCGGAAAATTATCGGGTACAAAACGCCTAAAGAAATGATGGATATTGAAATAAAAAACATAGCTTAG
- a CDS encoding type II toxin-antitoxin system HigB family toxin has protein sequence MRIIAKRTLRDFWTKHSDSEQQLTAWYRETEKANWESLNELKKEYPSASILKENRVVFNIKGNNYRLIVKFNLEYQICWIRFIGTHAEYDKINANEI, from the coding sequence GTGAGAATTATTGCAAAACGAACTTTACGAGATTTCTGGACTAAACATTCAGATTCCGAACAACAATTAACAGCTTGGTATAGAGAAACCGAAAAAGCAAATTGGGAATCCTTAAACGAATTAAAAAAAGAATATCCAAGTGCTAGTATTTTAAAAGAAAATAGAGTCGTATTTAACATCAAAGGAAATAATTATAGATTAATTGTTAAATTTAATTTAGAATATCAAATTTGTTGGATAAGATTTATAGGAACTCACGCCGAATATGATAAAATAAACGCAAACGAAATTTAA
- a CDS encoding helix-turn-helix domain-containing protein, which translates to MNIRPIKNETDYLNALERLEVIFDAKKGTKKGDELEILSILIDKYENETSPIGFPDPIEAIKFRMEQMGLKQKDLAEVVGFKSRVSEILNKKRKLTLEMIRNLNLKLHIPTEVLVQDY; encoded by the coding sequence ATGAATATTAGACCAATAAAAAACGAAACAGATTACTTAAACGCACTTGAAAGACTTGAAGTCATTTTTGACGCAAAAAAAGGAACAAAAAAAGGAGATGAGTTAGAAATACTTTCAATACTAATTGACAAATACGAAAACGAAACTTCTCCAATTGGATTTCCTGACCCAATTGAGGCTATTAAATTTAGAATGGAACAAATGGGGTTAAAACAAAAAGATTTAGCCGAAGTTGTTGGATTTAAAAGTAGAGTTAGTGAAATTTTAAATAAAAAAAGAAAATTGACATTAGAAATGATTAGAAACTTAAATTTAAAATTACACATCCCTACTGAAGTTTTAGTACAGGATTATTAA